Sequence from the Rubinisphaera margarita genome:
CTGGTTCGTCGAGGCCAATTCGATCCTGCTGCTGATCTACGCCATCGGCGGTCTGTACTTCCTGCGGATGGGAGCGGAGTGGCTGGTCGAAGGCGCCTCCGCTCTGGCCTATCGGATCGGGATGCCCGAAGTCGTTGTCGGTGCCACGATTGTCTCGCTGGGCACCACGACGCCGGAATGCGCCGTCTCGGTCCTGGCGGCCTGGAATGGCAACGCCGGTCTGGCGCTCGGCAATGCCATTGGCTCGGTAATCTGCGATTCCGCCCTGATTTTCGGCCTTGGCTGCATACTCGTTCGCCTGCCTGCCGACAAATACATTCTTTCCCGGCAGGGCTGGGTGCAGTTTGGTTCGGCGGCTCTGCTTTCGGCCATCTGTTACTTCATGTACTTTCGCGATGGCGACGCTGCCCGGATTACACGGCCCGTCGGAATCGGCCTGTTGGTTCTGCTGGGCGTCTATATGATCTTTTCCGTGAAATGGTCGCGGCGACATCCCATGGAAACCACCGCCCGTGTTTCCGAGAACATCGCCGAACATGTCGAACCCAATGAAGAGGTTCATGTCGCCGACGAACATGTGACGGAGAAAGGCGTGCCGGCCCTGATCGGCATGATGCTCGCCGGACTGGTGGTTGTCATTTTCTCCGGTCACTTCGCCATTGAATCGGTCTCCGAACTGGCTGTGCGCATCGGCATCCCGCAGCTCGTCATCGCCGCGACGCTGGTGGCACTCGGAACCTCGCTGCCGGAACTGGTGGTCGGATACACGGCCATTCGTCGCGGTCATCCCGAGCTGCTGGTGGGGAATGTGCTGGGAGCCGACATTCTGAACATTCTGTTCGTGACCGGGGCGGCTGCCGCTGCGGCTCCGCTGCCGATTGTCGAGGCGGGTGCCAAGCTGCCGGATATCTTTCTGAGACTGCATCTGCCTGCCATGATGCTGATCCTGGTTTACTTCCGCGCCTGTATTTTCCGGGCCACCCGCGTCGGCCATTTCAGCCGGTGGATGGGGATCCCGTTACTGATCATGTACGTCGGGTATACGGTGTCCCAGTTCGTTGTGAGTCTGTAAGACGGACTCCGACTCTTCCCGGGAGATCACCGCGGTGTTGCCGCCGACCCTGCCCGTCCCGCAGGAATAGAAACGATTCCAACAAGGAGAAACGATCGAGATGGAGATTCGCGCTGCTCAGGAGCTTTCGTCGGATGAGAAACTCGATGGTCTCGTGCTGTTCATCAGCAACGGGTCGACTTCCGCGGTCCCCCAGCAATTGGCCGAAGCGGTCGAACAGCTGTTGCCCCGCCTCCTCGAATCGGACGACATGCCGAAGAAGGCAGGTGAAACCCGCCTGCTCTATGGTCAGGCCGCTCCGCTGCCGGCTCGAGTTCTGCTCGTCGGCATGGGGAAAGCCGACGCCAGCGTCGACAACGAAGCCAGCCGTTTCAAAGCCTTCTGCACAGCCGCCCGGGCCCTCTGCGATAAAGCCGATCGAAATATTGCCTGGGTTCTCCCGGGCGTGGAAAACTCCCAGGTCGATCAGCAGCGTCAGCTCGAACTCGCCGCCGCGGCGATCGAAGTCGGCGTGCTCACACAGGGAGTTTACCAGCAGGAAAAGAAGAAGTTCCCGTACCAGTCTGTCCAGCTGCTCAACGCTGGCGACAACGCCGATCAGGCGGTCGCCAACGGACGAATTCTGGGACAGTCGATCAACATCACTCGCGACCTGATCAACCGCTGCGCAAGCGAAGTCACGCCGACCACTTTCGCCGATCGAGCCGCGTCCCTCGCCGGAGAAGTTGGACTGACCTGTCAGATCTTCGACGAAGCTCAGCTGCAGAAGGAAAAGATGGGATCGATGCTGGCGGTCGCAAAGGGGTCCGACCAGCCGCCGCGCATGGTGAAACTCGAATACAAGGGCGCCGGAGATGCCCCCTTCATCTCGCTGATCGGTAAAGGCGTGACCTACGACAGCGGCGGACTGTCTATCAAACCGAGCGACAGCATGAAGACGATGAAGTCGGACATGTCGGGAGCCGCCACCGTGCTCGGCATTATGCACGCGGTTGCCGCTCTGAAGCTGCCGATCAATGTTCGCGGTTACTGCGGCCTCGTCGAAAACATGATCAGCGGTCGTTCGTATCGCGTTGGTGATATCCTGACCGCCCGCAACGGCACGACCATCGAAGTCCTCAACACCGATGCCGAGGGGCGTCTCGTCCTGGCCGATGTTCTCAGCTATGCCGTCGATGATGGTTGCGAAAAGATGATCGACTTCGCCACGCTGACCGGCTCCTGCGTCGTCGCA
This genomic interval carries:
- a CDS encoding leucyl aminopeptidase, which gives rise to MEIRAAQELSSDEKLDGLVLFISNGSTSAVPQQLAEAVEQLLPRLLESDDMPKKAGETRLLYGQAAPLPARVLLVGMGKADASVDNEASRFKAFCTAARALCDKADRNIAWVLPGVENSQVDQQRQLELAAAAIEVGVLTQGVYQQEKKKFPYQSVQLLNAGDNADQAVANGRILGQSINITRDLINRCASEVTPTTFADRAASLAGEVGLTCQIFDEAQLQKEKMGSMLAVAKGSDQPPRMVKLEYKGAGDAPFISLIGKGVTYDSGGLSIKPSDSMKTMKSDMSGAATVLGIMHAVAALKLPINVRGYCGLVENMISGRSYRVGDILTARNGTTIEVLNTDAEGRLVLADVLSYAVDDGCEKMIDFATLTGSCVVALGEDYSGLFTNSQDWCDELVQAAETTGEKVWQLPMCDSFNDQLKSDVADCRNVGARWGGAITAAKFLEKFVSETPWIHCDIAGPAFRSESKPERDGGATGVLLRTVLELLKKRTA
- a CDS encoding sodium:calcium antiporter, whose amino-acid sequence is MEHLIPHHWFVEANSILLLIYAIGGLYFLRMGAEWLVEGASALAYRIGMPEVVVGATIVSLGTTTPECAVSVLAAWNGNAGLALGNAIGSVICDSALIFGLGCILVRLPADKYILSRQGWVQFGSAALLSAICYFMYFRDGDAARITRPVGIGLLVLLGVYMIFSVKWSRRHPMETTARVSENIAEHVEPNEEVHVADEHVTEKGVPALIGMMLAGLVVVIFSGHFAIESVSELAVRIGIPQLVIAATLVALGTSLPELVVGYTAIRRGHPELLVGNVLGADILNILFVTGAAAAAAPLPIVEAGAKLPDIFLRLHLPAMMLILVYFRACIFRATRVGHFSRWMGIPLLIMYVGYTVSQFVVSL